A stretch of Mucilaginibacter terrae DNA encodes these proteins:
- a CDS encoding HU family DNA-binding protein gives MINRKQDMTKAEIIAEISTKTGIEKVDVQETVEAFFKVVKTSMVSGENVYVRGFGSFVVKKRAKKTARNISKNTAIIIPEHFVPSFKPAKTFVEKVKSGNKTKTAKA, from the coding sequence ATTATTAATAGAAAACAGGATATGACTAAGGCGGAAATTATAGCTGAAATATCAACCAAGACCGGGATTGAGAAAGTAGACGTTCAGGAGACTGTTGAGGCGTTTTTTAAAGTAGTTAAAACCTCTATGGTGAGTGGTGAAAACGTATATGTTAGAGGTTTCGGAAGTTTTGTTGTAAAAAAGAGAGCAAAGAAAACAGCGCGTAACATTTCTAAAAATACAGCAATTATTATACCTGAGCATTTTGTACCCAGCTTTAAGCCAGCCAAAACTTTTGTTGAGAAAGTAAAATCAGGTAACAAAACTAAAACTGCAAAAGCTTAA
- a CDS encoding threonine synthase yields MLDLQVHSFIKGLVCPVCHEHYPAHVINTFCYKNECNTSLYAEYYLPQNLNPDEFLAGRPANMWRYHEFLPVESPDNVVTMGEGFTPILPLTNLEYITGDCEVLWKDESGNPTGSFKARGIGAAVSKAKELGITNMVTPTAGNAGGALAAYCARAGIKAHVYMPVKTPQVFKDECRLYGARLVEVDGNIADCGKLAHQEATANGWFQVSTLKEPYRLEGKKTMGYEIAEQLKWQVPDVILYPTGGGTGLLGIWKAFDEMEAMGWIGSKRPRMVTVQSESCNGITRAFHEGAASAEFIDGGFTVANGLRVPKPFADKLILKVLRQSNGTAITVSDANMEAALKEIAANEGMLIAPEGAALWHAFKKLKADGWIGSGEQVLLVNTGSGYKYLENLKIE; encoded by the coding sequence ATGTTAGATTTACAAGTACATTCATTTATAAAAGGCTTGGTTTGTCCGGTATGCCATGAGCATTATCCGGCGCACGTTATTAATACCTTTTGCTATAAAAATGAGTGCAATACCTCGTTATATGCCGAGTACTATTTGCCGCAAAACCTTAACCCCGATGAGTTTTTAGCCGGGCGGCCAGCAAACATGTGGCGTTATCATGAATTTTTACCGGTCGAATCGCCCGACAATGTAGTTACCATGGGAGAGGGGTTTACACCTATACTGCCGCTAACTAACCTGGAATATATAACCGGCGACTGTGAGGTGTTATGGAAAGATGAGTCGGGCAACCCTACAGGGTCATTTAAAGCGCGTGGCATAGGTGCGGCGGTATCAAAGGCAAAGGAATTAGGTATAACCAATATGGTAACACCTACTGCCGGTAATGCCGGTGGTGCATTGGCTGCGTATTGTGCCAGGGCCGGTATTAAGGCGCATGTTTATATGCCCGTTAAAACGCCTCAGGTATTTAAAGATGAATGCCGTTTATACGGTGCCCGTTTAGTTGAGGTAGACGGCAATATAGCCGATTGCGGCAAACTGGCGCATCAGGAGGCTACGGCCAATGGCTGGTTCCAGGTATCTACCTTAAAAGAACCGTACAGGCTGGAGGGCAAAAAAACCATGGGTTATGAAATTGCCGAGCAACTGAAATGGCAGGTGCCCGATGTAATACTGTACCCAACCGGTGGCGGTACTGGTTTGCTGGGCATTTGGAAAGCTTTTGATGAAATGGAGGCAATGGGTTGGATAGGGAGCAAGCGGCCACGCATGGTAACCGTACAATCTGAAAGCTGCAATGGCATTACCCGCGCTTTTCATGAAGGGGCCGCAAGCGCCGAATTTATAGACGGCGGTTTTACCGTAGCTAACGGACTGCGTGTGCCCAAACCTTTTGCCGATAAACTGATACTGAAGGTACTGCGCCAAAGTAACGGCACGGCCATTACCGTAAGCGATGCCAATATGGAAGCTGCCTTAAAGGAGATTGCTGCCAACGAAGGTATGCTTATAGCGCCCGAGGGAGCTGCTTTATGGCACGCGTTTAAAAAGTTGAAAGCCGATGGCTGGATAGGCTCAGGGGAACAGGTGTTGCTGGTAAATACCGGTAGTGGTTATAAGTACCTGGAAAACCTGAAGATTGAGTAG
- a CDS encoding tetratricopeptide repeat protein produces the protein MKAKQIVAIVAVIAIMGYLYAQPVKGLVKPKEERAAPGKAGAQDEHEGHDHEHEGAQVDVATVSTPAKATIGGEASEKINALEAGLAKASAPAQKQKLQLELAKAWDAANQQAPAAFYYMALAQANNSFDNWINAGNRFNDAYKFTQDTAVQPAMVKNAITAFKAARAIKAADLEAQTGLGIAYVNQTSLGITDAEGGSPMQGITLLLDVVAKDPDNWKANLNLGQFAMKSGQFQKAVDRFSKMVAMPESAQRSKVEPYFYLAESYKQLGKKKEAIEAYQKCKELMGDPAMGHTIDNYINELKN, from the coding sequence ATGAAAGCAAAACAAATAGTTGCAATTGTTGCCGTAATAGCGATTATGGGCTATTTGTATGCGCAGCCCGTAAAAGGGCTGGTTAAGCCAAAAGAAGAGCGCGCCGCACCTGGCAAAGCCGGTGCACAGGATGAGCACGAAGGACACGACCATGAGCACGAAGGCGCACAGGTTGATGTAGCTACGGTATCAACACCTGCAAAAGCAACTATTGGCGGCGAAGCTTCTGAAAAAATAAACGCACTGGAGGCCGGACTTGCAAAAGCATCGGCCCCGGCGCAAAAACAAAAACTGCAACTTGAGCTTGCAAAAGCATGGGATGCTGCCAACCAGCAAGCTCCTGCTGCTTTTTATTACATGGCGCTTGCGCAGGCCAATAATAGCTTTGATAACTGGATAAACGCAGGTAACCGTTTTAACGATGCCTACAAGTTTACCCAGGATACAGCGGTACAACCGGCAATGGTTAAAAATGCTATCACGGCATTTAAAGCTGCAAGAGCAATTAAAGCCGCCGATTTAGAGGCACAAACAGGTTTAGGTATAGCTTATGTTAACCAAACCAGTTTGGGTATTACCGATGCCGAAGGCGGAAGCCCGATGCAAGGTATTACCTTATTGCTTGATGTGGTAGCCAAAGACCCGGATAATTGGAAAGCCAACCTTAACTTAGGTCAGTTTGCCATGAAATCGGGCCAGTTTCAAAAGGCGGTTGACCGCTTTAGCAAAATGGTGGCCATGCCCGAAAGTGCACAACGAAGCAAGGTTGAGCCATATTTTTACTTAGCCGAAAGCTATAAGCAATTAGGTAAGAAAAAAGAAGCCATTGAGGCTTACCAAAAATGTAAGGAATTAATGGGCGACCCTGCTATGGGCCATACTATTGACAACTATATTAACGAATTAAAAAATTAA
- a CDS encoding LysR family transcriptional regulator, whose amino-acid sequence MLSLSHQVFLEVATHLSFSKAAKALYISQPAISRHIKVLEEQYHFALFERNGNHIKLTATGQKIFAYLQEAREIERKIDYEVSISRNQLDAEGSLKLGASTTVALYIIPKILSEFHKALPQINIQLVNRNTENITNALHDKLIDVAIVEVESKLNTLQYEYFTTDKVIAVCAATSPIAARGILSLPDLLTIPLALRENGSGTLSALSSELKRHSISIAQLNTRVRLGGTEALKNFILEDLSLGFLPQRAVLKELDRGELVEVQVENLQIIREFFFITRKGDNFSLNKNFIRFAKNGLS is encoded by the coding sequence GTGTTATCGCTTAGTCACCAGGTATTTTTAGAAGTAGCTACGCACCTTAGTTTCTCTAAGGCGGCCAAAGCGCTTTATATAAGCCAGCCGGCCATAAGCAGGCATATAAAAGTGTTGGAAGAGCAATATCACTTTGCCCTGTTTGAGCGTAACGGTAACCACATTAAACTTACGGCAACCGGGCAAAAAATATTTGCCTATTTACAGGAGGCCCGCGAGATTGAACGCAAGATTGATTACGAAGTAAGCATTTCACGCAACCAATTAGATGCCGAAGGCAGCCTTAAATTGGGTGCCAGCACTACAGTTGCGTTGTATATCATCCCTAAAATACTGTCGGAGTTTCACAAAGCCCTGCCCCAAATTAACATACAACTGGTTAACCGCAATACCGAAAACATAACCAACGCCCTGCACGACAAATTGATTGATGTGGCCATTGTTGAGGTAGAAAGTAAACTCAATACCCTGCAATACGAGTATTTTACCACCGATAAGGTAATTGCCGTTTGTGCCGCAACCAGTCCTATTGCTGCCCGGGGCATACTATCATTACCCGATTTGCTTACCATACCCCTTGCCCTGCGCGAAAATGGTTCGGGCACCTTATCGGCTTTAAGTAGCGAGCTTAAAAGGCATAGCATTAGCATAGCACAACTAAACACCCGTGTAAGGCTGGGTGGTACCGAGGCTTTAAAGAATTTTATACTCGAAGATTTATCACTCGGGTTTTTACCGCAGCGGGCTGTGCTAAAGGAGCTTGACCGTGGAGAGTTGGTAGAAGTACAAGTAGAAAACCTGCAAATCATCCGCGAGTTTTTCTTTATCACCCGTAAAGGCGATAACTTTAGTCTCAACAAAAATTTTATCCGTTTTGCCAAAAACGGGTTGAGCTAA
- a CDS encoding single-stranded DNA-binding protein, translated as MSGINKVILVGHLGKDPEIRYLEGNVSVASFPLATSETFNKDGRKVEQTEWHNIVMWRGLADVAAKYLQKGKLVYIEGKLRTRSFEDKTGIKKYTTEIVAENFTVLGRKSDFDDNKQTVKSEDADADYDRSTEADNLPF; from the coding sequence ATGTCTGGAATAAATAAAGTAATTTTGGTAGGCCACTTAGGTAAAGACCCTGAAATAAGATACCTTGAGGGTAATGTTTCGGTAGCAAGTTTTCCATTGGCCACGTCAGAAACTTTTAATAAAGATGGCCGCAAAGTTGAACAAACCGAATGGCACAATATAGTAATGTGGCGCGGATTAGCCGACGTTGCAGCCAAGTATTTACAAAAAGGTAAGCTGGTGTATATTGAAGGCAAACTGCGTACCCGATCTTTTGAAGATAAAACAGGTATAAAAAAATATACTACCGAAATTGTAGCCGAGAACTTTACTGTTTTGGGCCGCAAAAGCGATTTTGATGATAACAAGCAAACCGTTAAAAGTGAAGATGCCGATGCGGATTACGACCGCTCTACTGAGGCAGATAATCTGCCATTTTAG
- a CDS encoding aldo/keto reductase, with protein MSSAKSSLTYKLGGELEINRLGYGAMQLTGNGVFGEVADRENAIKVLQEAVASGVNFIDTAEAYGPKFNETLIADALHPYKQGLVIATKGGFNRPGPNNWVPNGDAGYIRSNIEGSLERLKVDTIDLWQLHRIDPNIAVEETLKPVIEAVEAGKIKYVGLSEVNVEQIERVRKLLPIVSVQNLYNLGNRQWEEVLDYTAEQGLAFIPWYPLASGPDKLAEKIQHIAEKYEATTAQIALAWLLKRSDNILLIPGTKSVTHLHENLKAADIELTEEEFESLSK; from the coding sequence ATGTCATCTGCAAAATCATCATTAACTTATAAATTAGGTGGCGAGTTAGAAATTAACCGCCTTGGCTATGGAGCCATGCAATTAACCGGAAACGGTGTATTTGGCGAGGTTGCCGACCGCGAAAATGCCATAAAAGTTTTACAGGAAGCTGTTGCCAGCGGCGTAAACTTTATTGATACCGCCGAGGCGTATGGTCCTAAATTCAACGAAACTTTAATTGCCGATGCCCTTCACCCATATAAGCAAGGGTTGGTAATTGCCACTAAAGGCGGCTTTAACCGCCCCGGCCCCAACAATTGGGTACCTAACGGCGATGCCGGTTATATTCGCTCCAACATCGAAGGCAGTTTAGAACGCCTGAAAGTAGACACCATTGACTTGTGGCAGTTGCACCGCATTGACCCTAACATTGCCGTTGAGGAAACGCTAAAGCCGGTTATAGAGGCCGTTGAAGCAGGCAAGATCAAATACGTAGGCCTATCAGAAGTTAATGTGGAGCAAATAGAGCGCGTGCGTAAGTTGCTACCTATTGTATCGGTACAAAATCTCTATAACCTGGGCAATCGCCAATGGGAAGAGGTACTGGATTATACCGCCGAGCAAGGTTTAGCCTTTATTCCATGGTATCCGTTGGCATCTGGACCAGATAAGCTGGCCGAAAAAATACAGCATATTGCCGAAAAGTACGAGGCAACTACCGCGCAAATAGCTTTGGCCTGGTTGCTTAAACGTTCGGATAATATATTGCTTATTCCGGGCACCAAGTCGGTAACTCATTTGCACGAAAACTTAAAAGCGGCAGATATTGAGTTGACTGAAGAAGAATTTGAGAGTTTATCGAAATAA
- a CDS encoding TonB-dependent receptor, which translates to MKLVFTLFFLFITGTAIVFAQSKGRVAGKVLTSDGKPADAICILVDGRQAALTQYNGSYNLSVPEGNHQLAFSFMNNVQQQQSITVTAGKTLTLPNITLKETAFQLNDVIVTGQFEPQSVKNSVYQVRTINNERIRLRGASNIQQVLNTELGVRFANDLTLGTTDINLMGVSGQRVKILLDGTPLLDRGDTRESLGQIDVNMIEKIEIVEGPMSVMYGTDALGGVINLITKKAATGNNSLLVGVRVQEESAGKQYDTFNKSGTHNASLNLKWQNKGWNAGADVSRNNFGGWKPGNGLQPWLPKNQWLANATAGYANQKFKVWYRINATDEDIISDGAINASTNVSKDQKFITHRYMHELQGNTRLSDALSFNFAASYTDYSRRTQTTEFNHATGTRFLTATASEQAVAKFDNTFIRGIAQYKISEHVNLQPGFEVNLTGSTGDRILGTPTINDYSFFASSEIALGKFSLRPGFRVIHNSVYDAPPVIPSFNAKVALSPTLDLRVAYAYGYRSPALRELYFNFFDASHSIIGNPNLKAEYSNSYNGTLSWQLLNQQTIKLRSVVGGFYNQFHNFIGTAFDASNGSITTYLNIDRYKTVGGTMENTLTYKNLQATLGFYYTGRYNQLKNEDPTIPQLSWSPEVNSNIAYTITQWKTSVALFYKYTGKRPSYEYINNAGTTTIQRASVSAFNTADFSVNKIINRTLTLNGGIRNVFNVTRVNNTSQDSGGAHSTGGAVPVGYGRSFFLGFNYQFSK; encoded by the coding sequence ATGAAACTGGTATTTACCCTATTTTTTTTATTCATTACAGGTACCGCTATAGTTTTTGCCCAAAGTAAGGGGCGCGTAGCCGGCAAGGTATTAACAAGCGACGGTAAACCTGCCGACGCCATTTGCATTTTAGTAGATGGCAGGCAAGCTGCGTTAACCCAGTACAATGGAAGCTATAACTTATCGGTACCGGAGGGGAATCATCAGTTGGCTTTTAGTTTTATGAACAATGTACAACAGCAACAAAGTATTACTGTTACCGCCGGTAAAACATTAACCCTGCCCAACATCACTTTAAAAGAAACTGCTTTTCAGTTGAATGATGTAATAGTTACCGGACAGTTTGAGCCGCAATCGGTAAAAAACTCGGTATACCAGGTGCGTACAATTAATAACGAGCGTATACGACTGCGGGGCGCCAGCAACATACAACAGGTACTTAACACCGAGCTTGGCGTACGCTTTGCCAACGACCTCACCCTTGGCACTACCGATATTAACCTGATGGGCGTAAGTGGCCAGCGTGTTAAGATACTGCTTGACGGCACCCCCCTGTTAGACCGTGGCGATACCCGCGAAAGCCTTGGGCAGATAGATGTTAACATGATTGAGAAAATTGAGATTGTGGAAGGGCCTATGTCGGTTATGTATGGCACTGATGCTTTGGGTGGAGTTATAAACTTAATAACCAAAAAGGCAGCCACAGGCAATAACAGTTTACTGGTGGGCGTGCGCGTACAGGAGGAAAGTGCAGGTAAACAATACGACACGTTTAACAAAAGCGGAACCCACAACGCCAGCCTTAACTTAAAATGGCAAAACAAAGGCTGGAATGCGGGTGCCGATGTAAGCCGTAATAATTTTGGCGGTTGGAAACCCGGCAATGGCCTACAGCCCTGGCTACCCAAAAATCAATGGCTGGCTAATGCTACAGCGGGTTATGCCAATCAAAAATTTAAGGTTTGGTACCGCATAAATGCAACCGATGAAGACATTATAAGCGATGGCGCTATTAACGCCAGCACCAATGTATCAAAAGATCAGAAGTTTATTACGCACCGCTACATGCACGAGTTGCAGGGTAACACGCGCTTGAGTGATGCTTTAAGTTTTAACTTCGCCGCCTCGTACACCGATTATAGCCGACGTACACAAACTACCGAATTTAACCACGCCACCGGAACCCGCTTTTTAACTGCAACCGCTTCAGAGCAGGCTGTTGCTAAATTTGATAATACCTTCATCAGGGGTATTGCACAATACAAAATTTCGGAACATGTTAATTTGCAGCCCGGCTTTGAGGTTAACCTTACCGGCAGCACCGGCGACCGAATTTTAGGCACGCCCACTATTAATGATTACTCTTTTTTTGCCTCTTCCGAAATTGCTTTAGGCAAATTCAGCCTGCGTCCGGGTTTTAGGGTTATACACAATTCGGTGTATGATGCGCCTCCGGTTATACCATCCTTTAATGCCAAGGTTGCATTATCGCCCACGCTTGATTTGCGGGTAGCTTACGCTTACGGGTACCGGTCGCCTGCACTGCGCGAGCTATACTTTAACTTTTTTGATGCCAGCCACTCCATCATAGGCAACCCTAATCTTAAAGCTGAGTACTCAAACAGTTACAACGGCACACTATCATGGCAACTGCTAAACCAGCAAACCATTAAGCTGCGCTCAGTTGTTGGCGGCTTTTATAACCAGTTCCACAACTTTATAGGTACCGCTTTTGATGCCAGCAACGGCTCTATCACTACCTATCTTAACATCGACCGTTATAAAACCGTGGGTGGCACCATGGAAAACACCCTTACTTACAAAAATTTGCAGGCAACATTGGGTTTTTACTATACCGGCCGCTACAATCAGCTTAAAAACGAAGACCCTACCATACCCCAGCTGAGCTGGAGTCCGGAGGTAAACAGCAACATTGCTTATACCATTACCCAATGGAAAACCAGTGTAGCCCTGTTTTACAAATACACTGGCAAGCGTCCGTCTTACGAGTACATAAACAACGCCGGTACCACAACTATTCAACGGGCATCGGTATCGGCCTTTAACACGGCCGATTTTAGCGTCAACAAAATCATCAACCGCACACTCACCCTTAACGGGGGTATACGCAATGTATTTAACGTAACCCGCGTAAACAATACCTCGCAAGATAGCGGCGGTGCTCACAGTACAGGTGGTGCAGTGCCGGTTGGTTACGGCCGATCTTTCTTTTTAGGCTTTAACTATCAATTTTCTAAATAA
- a CDS encoding HmuY family protein — MKKLLSIMCAMVILFTACKENDPPLADNVVVFQADKQGFTSDQTSADVKLTLSRNVSAATDVTVSLVATGVTYGTDFTTVPAASNGKITVSVPAGSNTATIKVNKAANLFLNGTESIAFKIETATQSVLAGSVAQLQLSFSSIVSTGTQLTLEGGDGGTAAVNSVYVDLSANKQTSVLRNDWDLGFYSGTDFRVILNNTIGASAVVVNKTDINSVTAADVNTASLVIGLGQGTLAAIDDPQGDLTKTVIGAVSATDADNKVYVINRAGGSGIILPVADLIKVRVLRNATGGYTLQYAKLGETTFQTLSIAKNSAYNFRYISFAKGAVEVEPAKANWDFVWGYSIYYTATFPYGFSDLVFTNYLGGTQTAEVLTSTVSYDAYAEANIANTTFSSGRNTISSNWRVTSGGTVGVRTDRFYVIKDSAGNVYKLKFISFGPDGGTRGKPVLTYALVKKA; from the coding sequence ATGAAAAAACTATTATCTATCATGTGTGCAATGGTCATTCTTTTTACGGCATGTAAAGAGAACGATCCGCCGTTGGCCGACAACGTTGTGGTGTTCCAGGCCGATAAGCAGGGCTTTACGTCAGACCAAACCTCGGCCGATGTAAAACTTACCCTGAGCCGCAACGTAAGTGCAGCTACCGATGTAACAGTTTCGTTAGTAGCCACCGGCGTAACTTATGGTACCGATTTTACCACGGTTCCGGCAGCATCTAATGGTAAAATAACGGTTAGTGTACCGGCAGGAAGCAACACAGCCACCATTAAGGTTAACAAAGCAGCTAACTTGTTTTTGAACGGCACCGAATCAATTGCTTTCAAAATTGAAACGGCCACTCAATCGGTATTAGCCGGAAGCGTTGCTCAGTTACAATTGAGCTTTTCATCTATCGTATCAACCGGTACCCAGCTTACGTTGGAGGGTGGAGACGGCGGTACAGCAGCAGTTAACTCGGTATACGTTGACCTGAGCGCCAATAAACAAACCAGTGTTTTACGTAACGATTGGGATCTGGGCTTTTACAGCGGTACCGATTTCAGGGTAATTCTAAATAACACCATCGGCGCATCGGCTGTGGTTGTTAATAAAACCGATATTAACAGTGTTACAGCTGCTGATGTAAACACGGCAAGCCTGGTAATTGGCTTAGGGCAGGGTACATTAGCCGCCATTGATGATCCGCAAGGAGATTTAACCAAAACCGTTATTGGCGCCGTATCTGCCACTGATGCCGATAACAAAGTTTATGTAATTAACCGTGCCGGTGGTTCGGGTATTATACTGCCCGTGGCCGATTTAATAAAAGTGCGTGTGTTACGTAACGCAACCGGTGGTTACACCCTGCAATACGCCAAATTGGGCGAAACCACGTTTCAAACTTTAAGCATCGCCAAAAACAGCGCTTATAACTTCAGGTATATATCATTTGCCAAGGGTGCGGTTGAGGTTGAGCCAGCCAAAGCCAACTGGGATTTTGTATGGGGTTACAGCATTTATTACACCGCTACCTTCCCCTATGGTTTTTCGGATCTGGTATTCACCAATTACTTAGGCGGCACACAAACTGCCGAGGTTTTAACCAGCACTGTTAGCTACGATGCTTACGCCGAAGCCAATATTGCCAATACTACCTTTTCAAGCGGCCGCAACACTATCAGCTCTAACTGGCGCGTAACAAGCGGCGGTACCGTAGGTGTAAGAACCGACAGGTTTTATGTTATAAAAGATTCGGCAGGTAACGTGTACAAATTAAAATTTATAAGCTTTGGCCCTGATGGCGGTACACGCGGCAAACCGGTGTTAACCTATGCCTTGGTTAAAAAGGCTTAA
- the mutY gene encoding A/G-specific adenine glycosylase — MNFANELVLWYHQNKRDLPWRHTTDPYVIWLSEIILQQTRVEQGMPYFNRFLAAYPNVTAFANASEDDILKLWQGLGYYSRGRNMLKTAQLVRDEHKGVFPSAYDELIKLKGVGEYTAAAISSFAVNEARAVVDGNVYRVLARYFGIDEPINSTKGKKLFQQLADAVLNKEEPGLHNQAMMEFGATLCKPKNPACGICPVSLGCQAFKTNATTQLPVKLKTVKVKERFFNYFLVLNGNEILMNKRTGNDIWTGLYDLPLVETDTLLPAHEIVTQPLTLHYFGPNPQVEEVFGLQKHILTHQRLTIRFIKVKNQPVYMEPDWFYTDLENLEKLALPKIVFIFLTNFFKFENNSLFSN, encoded by the coding sequence ATGAATTTTGCCAACGAACTGGTGCTTTGGTACCACCAAAATAAACGCGATTTGCCCTGGCGGCACACAACCGACCCTTATGTAATTTGGTTGTCGGAGATCATATTGCAGCAAACACGGGTTGAGCAGGGTATGCCTTACTTTAACCGCTTTTTAGCCGCTTACCCTAACGTAACAGCCTTTGCCAATGCCAGCGAGGATGATATATTAAAGCTATGGCAAGGTTTAGGCTATTACTCGCGCGGCCGTAATATGTTAAAAACAGCCCAACTGGTTCGCGATGAGCATAAGGGTGTTTTTCCATCGGCTTATGATGAACTTATTAAGTTAAAGGGTGTAGGTGAATACACGGCAGCAGCTATATCATCATTTGCGGTAAATGAGGCACGGGCAGTGGTTGATGGGAATGTATACCGGGTATTGGCCCGGTATTTTGGAATTGATGAACCAATAAATAGCACTAAAGGAAAGAAGCTTTTTCAACAACTGGCCGATGCGGTATTGAATAAAGAGGAACCCGGCTTGCACAACCAGGCCATGATGGAATTTGGCGCTACTTTATGCAAGCCCAAGAATCCGGCCTGCGGCATTTGCCCGGTAAGTTTGGGATGCCAGGCCTTTAAAACCAATGCCACTACTCAACTGCCGGTTAAGCTTAAAACAGTAAAAGTTAAAGAGCGTTTTTTTAACTATTTTTTAGTTTTAAACGGCAATGAAATTTTGATGAACAAGCGTACCGGAAACGATATTTGGACGGGTTTGTACGACCTGCCATTGGTTGAAACCGATACCTTGCTGCCTGCTCACGAAATTGTTACTCAACCCCTAACCCTGCATTATTTTGGTCCAAACCCGCAAGTGGAAGAGGTTTTTGGTCTTCAAAAACACATACTTACCCATCAGCGGCTCACAATAAGGTTTATAAAGGTTAAAAATCAACCTGTATATATGGAGCCGGATTGGTTTTACACCGACCTTGAAAACCTGGAAAAGCTGGCTTTACCCAAAATCGTTTTTATATTTCTAACTAATTTTTTTAAATTTGAAAACAATTCTCTTTTTTCTAACTAA
- a CDS encoding helix-turn-helix transcriptional regulator: MNITITSASHEALNLQLKYPREFSGLKQLEERYSHSTATWGNLYINELWFDGACVFQSTIEANKPCRLSMQCDNSCWLMNFLLDGEVITSHGNKSNIMLKAGQYNSLYCSELNIEAGIKQTTRIFSVCLTRRFIKHLFWKSPVFNDGDLANESKTIFVTENQPITQQLKAIISEINKAAQPAYIRRIYLEGKILELLSLQLKNSLLEPVEQPRPATNNDLQKLQAVKQLLEQNIKTPHSLNELAKKSGLNDFKLKKGFKETYGHTVFGYLAELRMQKAQSLLQSGLTVSEVADTVGYKNAHHFTVAFKKRFNLRPSEVGNKN; this comes from the coding sequence ATGAATATCACTATCACATCGGCCTCTCATGAGGCTTTAAATCTCCAGCTGAAATATCCAAGAGAGTTTTCGGGACTAAAGCAACTGGAGGAACGATATTCGCACAGTACTGCCACCTGGGGAAACCTGTATATAAACGAATTATGGTTTGACGGAGCCTGCGTTTTTCAAAGCACTATAGAAGCCAATAAACCCTGCCGCTTAAGCATGCAGTGCGACAACTCTTGCTGGTTAATGAACTTTTTGCTGGATGGAGAGGTAATCACGTCACATGGCAACAAGAGCAACATTATGCTAAAAGCCGGACAGTATAATTCTTTGTATTGCTCCGAACTTAATATTGAAGCAGGCATTAAACAAACCACGCGTATATTTTCGGTTTGCTTAACCCGCCGTTTTATAAAGCATTTATTTTGGAAAAGTCCTGTTTTTAATGATGGCGATTTGGCAAACGAGTCTAAAACCATTTTTGTGACAGAGAACCAACCCATTACACAACAACTCAAAGCCATTATATCCGAAATTAACAAGGCCGCACAACCTGCTTACATTCGCCGTATATACCTGGAGGGGAAGATATTGGAACTGCTATCATTACAATTAAAAAACAGCCTGTTAGAGCCGGTTGAGCAACCGAGGCCAGCTACTAATAATGATTTGCAAAAACTGCAAGCCGTAAAGCAATTGCTCGAACAAAACATTAAAACACCGCACTCGCTTAATGAGCTTGCCAAAAAGAGCGGGCTTAATGATTTTAAACTAAAAAAAGGTTTTAAAGAAACATACGGCCACACTGTATTTGGTTACCTGGCCGAATTGCGTATGCAAAAGGCACAGTCGCTGCTGCAATCGGGCTTAACCGTTAGCGAGGTTGCCGATACTGTAGGTTATAAAAACGCGCACCATTTTACGGTTGCCTTTAAAAAGCGTTTTAATTTACGGCCAAGCGAGGTAGGTAATAAAAATTAA